One region of Xyrauchen texanus isolate HMW12.3.18 chromosome 11, RBS_HiC_50CHRs, whole genome shotgun sequence genomic DNA includes:
- the LOC127651350 gene encoding paraneoplastic antigen Ma1 homolog — MMDLSQIVEWSREESVDVSHAIVLSNVPLDASNDTIGKVLNTVKVFGRTRIRGRRGDVTGRWSFILVETSADLDSDVIPPEIGIENEAGPWSFNLVGSLVAHGPASKGDTFQLKLQALLQQEGKSMDEVKAMILENKPPKSDISVDLVDAIGKLVDRCNQVSSDGPSYRKLRLFSGLKPVPPGEEEYEVWMEQAGQMISEWQCTESAKKQRIVESLRGPAADIVRFLKVSSPSATANEYLAALETVYGTTESGSDLMARFRHIYQEGGEKLSAFLYRLDKLLHRALLKGGIEAAGINIARMEQLIKGALTNDMVALQIRMTHTLQDPPSFSQLMKEVREEEH; from the coding sequence ATGATGGATCTGTCACAGATTGTCGAGTGGAGCAGAGAAGAGAGTGTTGATGTCTCACATGCTATTGTTTTGAGCAATGTTCCTTTGGACGCCAGTAACGACACTATTGGAAAGGTGTTAAACACAGTAAAAGTTTTTGGTCGCACTAGAATACGTGGTCGCCGTGGTGATGTAACTGGCAGGTGGTCGTTTATTTTAGTGGAGACCAGTGCTGATCTAGATTCTGATGTTATACCTCCTGAGATAGGTATAGAAAATGAAGCTGGACCCTGGAGTTTCAATTTAGTGGGTAGTCTAGTAGCCCATGGCCCTGCCTCAAAAGGTGATACATTCCAGCTCAAGCTGCAAGCCTTGTTACAGCAGGAGGGCAAGTCTATGGATGAAGTGAAGGCCATGATTTTGGAAAATAAGCCTCCTAAATCTGACATCAGTGTTGACCTAGTTGATGCCATAGGCAAATTAGTAGATCGGTGTAATCAGGTGTCTAGTGATGGGCCTAGTTACAGAAAACTGAGGTTGTTCTCAGGGTTAAAACCTGTCCCTCCAGGTGAGGAAGAGTATGAAGTCTGGATGGAGCAGGCCGGTCAAATGATAAGTGAATGGCAATGCACCGAATCTGCAAAGAAGCAACGCATCGTTGAGAGTTTGCGAGGTCCCGCTGCTGATATTGTCAGGTTTCTTAAAGTGAGTAGCCCATCAGCAACTGCAAATGAGTACTTAGCTGCCCTTGAGACTGTATATGGAACTACTGAGAGTGGGTCTGACCTCATGGCTAGATTTCGTCATATCTACCAGGAAGGTGGAGAGAAACTTTCAGCTTTCTTGTACCGCCTAGATAAACTTCTCCACAGAGCCTTGTTGAAGGGTGGGATTGAGGCAGCTGGTATAAATATAGCTAGAATGGAGCAGCTAATTAAGGGGGCTCTTACCAATGATATGGTTGCTTTGCAAATCAGAATGACTCACACTCTGCAAGATCCCCCTTCTTTCTCACAGTTGATGAAGGAAGTGCGAGAGGAAGAACATTAG